In the genome of Photobacterium sp. TLY01, one region contains:
- the recD gene encoding exodeoxyribonuclease V subunit alpha: protein MTMLDHARDTGPAAVIAQLDRLTRQGILRPLDSQFAKFICQSVNGQDDEASQQVLAVAAAWLSQELGRGHVCLPLAMVSSAPLGLPREMAESLLAALPAVWRLPASWPAVLSQSAAVSDGSQPTPLVLIDNRLYLHRYWQYEQTVAQRLLASAGQGTVRGARQASMLNILFSRNYHAVYDALADLRQSGNDSAEQRRMMVCDQLDVVAAETLNWEAIDRVLCQAQRFSDLAPLDQLIPDAACLNWQKVAAATALSRQFAVISGGPGTGKTTTVAKLLAALVMQEQPDTETLDLTCVPHIVLVAPTGKAAARLTESIGKAVQSLPVPPAVQSAIPTQASTLHRLLGAIPGRAAFRHHAANPLHADVLVVDEASMVDLPMMARLLEALPVHCKLILLGDKDQLASVEAGAVLGDICAFSSQGYSAGQARQLSEMTGFVLPAGPSGGQSPVADCLCVLQKSYRFHALSGIGQLAKAINSGQPDRLATVWQQNFADIHQYPLSAEHYQRLIKQMAVFYRRYLEAIAEGKAPGEVLLAFASVRLLCALREGDFGVKGLNVRIERQLAKEGLIAPGEETWYVGRPVMITRNDHGLGLYNGDIGIAMPDPDGRTDSKGRLALRVYFDMPDGSIRSFLPSRLPEHELVYAMTIHKSQGSEFADTLMILPPDFSPILTRELVYTGVTRAKERLYLYAQPEVLQRSIQRCIERASGLEACLSE, encoded by the coding sequence ATGACGATGTTAGACCACGCAAGAGATACCGGGCCTGCTGCTGTCATCGCTCAGCTTGATCGACTGACCCGTCAGGGCATATTACGGCCGCTGGATAGCCAGTTTGCCAAGTTCATTTGCCAGTCGGTTAACGGACAGGATGATGAAGCCTCGCAACAGGTGCTGGCTGTGGCGGCTGCCTGGCTCAGTCAAGAGCTGGGGCGCGGCCATGTTTGCCTGCCGTTGGCGATGGTGAGCAGCGCGCCACTGGGGCTACCAAGAGAAATGGCAGAATCGCTGCTGGCGGCATTGCCGGCCGTCTGGCGCTTGCCCGCCAGCTGGCCAGCGGTACTGAGCCAGTCTGCTGCGGTGTCTGATGGCTCTCAGCCCACGCCTTTGGTGTTGATTGACAACCGGTTGTATCTGCATCGTTACTGGCAATATGAACAGACTGTTGCGCAGCGGTTGCTGGCATCCGCCGGGCAGGGAACTGTCCGGGGAGCGCGGCAGGCCAGCATGCTGAACATCCTGTTTTCACGCAATTATCACGCTGTGTATGACGCCCTGGCAGACTTGCGGCAAAGCGGCAATGACAGTGCGGAGCAGCGCCGGATGATGGTGTGCGATCAACTGGATGTGGTCGCCGCGGAAACCCTGAACTGGGAGGCGATCGACCGCGTGTTGTGTCAGGCGCAGCGCTTTTCCGATTTGGCGCCGCTGGATCAGCTGATCCCAGATGCCGCTTGTCTGAACTGGCAGAAAGTGGCGGCCGCGACTGCCCTCAGCCGGCAGTTTGCCGTGATCTCCGGCGGACCGGGGACCGGGAAAACCACCACAGTGGCCAAATTGCTGGCGGCACTGGTGATGCAGGAGCAGCCCGATACCGAAACACTGGATTTAACCTGTGTGCCCCATATTGTTCTGGTGGCGCCGACCGGAAAGGCGGCCGCACGCCTGACCGAGTCGATCGGCAAGGCGGTTCAGTCTTTGCCTGTGCCGCCGGCGGTTCAGTCAGCGATTCCGACCCAGGCCAGCACCCTGCACCGTTTGCTGGGTGCCATTCCGGGCCGGGCCGCTTTCCGCCATCATGCTGCGAATCCGCTGCATGCCGATGTGCTGGTGGTGGATGAAGCCTCTATGGTCGATTTGCCGATGATGGCCCGCCTGCTGGAAGCTCTGCCTGTTCATTGCAAGCTGATTCTGCTGGGCGACAAAGACCAGCTGGCTTCGGTGGAGGCGGGCGCTGTGCTGGGTGATATCTGCGCGTTTTCCAGTCAGGGTTACAGTGCCGGGCAAGCCAGGCAGCTCAGTGAGATGACGGGCTTTGTGCTGCCGGCCGGGCCATCAGGCGGGCAAAGTCCGGTCGCTGATTGTCTGTGTGTTCTGCAAAAAAGCTACCGTTTTCATGCCTTGTCAGGCATCGGGCAATTGGCGAAAGCCATCAACAGCGGCCAGCCCGACAGACTGGCCACTGTGTGGCAACAGAATTTTGCCGATATTCATCAGTACCCGCTCAGTGCCGAGCATTACCAGCGTCTGATCAAACAGATGGCCGTTTTCTATCGCCGCTATCTTGAGGCGATTGCTGAGGGGAAAGCCCCCGGTGAGGTCTTGCTGGCGTTTGCCAGCGTCAGGCTGCTGTGCGCACTCAGGGAAGGGGATTTCGGCGTGAAAGGACTCAATGTCCGTATTGAACGGCAACTGGCTAAAGAGGGGTTGATCGCCCCCGGCGAGGAAACCTGGTATGTCGGGCGGCCGGTGATGATCACCCGCAACGATCATGGTCTGGGGTTATACAACGGGGATATTGGGATTGCGATGCCAGACCCTGATGGCCGGACCGACAGCAAAGGCCGCCTGGCACTTCGCGTGTATTTCGACATGCCGGACGGCAGCATTCGCAGCTTCCTGCCCAGCCGCCTGCCGGAGCATGAGCTGGTGTATGCGATGACAATTCATAAGTCACAAGGCTCGGAATTTGCTGATACCCTGATGATACTGCCGCCGGATTTCAGCCCGATCTTGACCCGTGAGCTGGTGTATACCGGCGTGACCCGGGCGAAGGAAAGGCTGTATCTGTACGCTCAGCCGGAGGTGCTGCAGCGCAGTATTCAGCGCTGTATTGAGCGAGCCAGCGGGTTGGAAGCCTGCCTGAGCGAATGA